A stretch of the Aegilops tauschii subsp. strangulata cultivar AL8/78 chromosome 4, Aet v6.0, whole genome shotgun sequence genome encodes the following:
- the LOC109785262 gene encoding inositol 3-kinase, which produces MRFSLFFMRLRSNEIVRSNFPRVTSQATWTRVGEAGDPWLRGLTSSGLPRSGVSGRRRSSSHVRRHHVSPRAKHRRGICKDALVASRNHPTTPRIYSPPVLAPAPCRRAPPLLPRPPLRLSDTARPTLAPPPNAVAVAATMPEPDDEGAGQQQQPKAGPALEGLVVGSYCHDVLLRGGRVVGETLGGAAAFVSNVLDAASPPEASFSVVSKVGPDFAYASAPAPARHPPLLCPARPTTSFHARFSDAAASAHAPDRQLRRVHACDPIYPEDLPDRRFAYGLAVGVAGEVLPETLERMIRLCRAVLVDAQALIRAFDAEGDGSGAAVRHVALEGTPYAGLLQRVAFLKASSEEAPYVGVETARRRCCVIVTEGRDGCRLYWDGGEARVAPFPAVQVDPTGAGDSYLAGFAAGLLWGLSATDAALLGNFFGAAAVSQVGVPTFHPKMLQAVKRILEDKAMPRSSPCINGAAFTFQRSIMHDELHASLEEAARLMRDQSPPATENGDGILLAQEPTSPPSGC; this is translated from the exons ATgcggttttctttgtttttcatGCGACTACGATCCAATGAGATCGTAAGATCGAATTTCCCTAGAGTAACTTCACAAGCCACATGGACAAGGGTTGGTGAAGCCGGCGATCCATGGCTCCGCGGCCTGACGTCCTCCGGCCTTCCACGCAGCGGAGTCAGCGGCCGCCGCCGCTCCAGCTCACACGTGCGCCGCCACCACGTATCGCCCCGCGCCAAGCACCGCCGCGGCATCTGTAAAGACGCCCTTGTCGCCTCCCGGAATCACCCCACCACCCCGCGCATTTATTCCCCTCCCGTCCTCGCCCCCGCGCCATGCCGTcgcgcccctcctctcctcccacGCCCGCCTCTCCGCCTCTCCGACACCGCCCGTCCCACGCTGGCGCCGCCCCCcaacgccgtcgccgtcgccgccaccatgccggagcctgacgacgaaggggcggggcagcagcagcagccgaaGGCGGGACCCGCGCTCGAGGGCCTCGTGGTGGGGAGCTACTGCCACGACGTGCTCCTCCGGGGCGGCCGCGTCGTGGGCGAGACgctcggcggcgcggcggccttCGTCTCCAACGTGCTCGACGCCGCCTCGCCCCCGGAGGCCTCCTTCTCCGTCGTGTCCAAGGTCGGCCCTGACTTCGCCTACGCCTCCGCGCCGGCGCCCGCGCGGCACCCGCCGCTGCTCTGCCCCGCGCGGCCCACCACCTCCTTCCACGCCCGGTTCTCCGACGCCGCCGCGTCCGCGCACGCGCCCGACAGGCAGCTCAGGCGCGTCCACGCCTGCGATCCGATCTACCCCGAGGACCTCCCCGACCGCCGCTTCGCCTACGGCCTCGCCGTCGGCGTCGccggggaggtgctgccggagaCGCTCGAGCGGATGATTCGGCTCTGCCGCGCGGTGCTCGTGGACGCGCAGGCGCTGATCCGGGCCTTCGACGCCGAGGGCGACGGCAGCGGCGCTGCCGTCCGCCACGTGGCGCTGGAGGGTACGCCGTACGCGGGGCTTCTGCAGCGAGTGGCGTTCCTCAAGGCGTCGTCGGAGGAGGCGCCGTACGTGGGGGTAGAGACGGCGAGACGGCGCTGCTGCGTGATCGTGACGGAGGGGAGGGATGGGTGCCGGCTGTATTGGGACGGCGGGGAGGCTCGCGTGGCGCCGTTCCCCGCCGTCCAGGTGGATCCTACAGGTGCCGGAGACAGCTATCTCGCCGGTTTCGCGGCCGGTCTGCTTTGGGGGCTGTCAGCTACGGACGCCGCGCTGCTTGGTAACTTCTTCGGCGCAGCTGCTGTCTCCCAAGTCGGCGTTCCCACCTTCCATCCCAAGATGTTGCAG GCTGTCAAACGGATACTCGAGGACAAGGCGATGCCACGGTCTAGTCCGTGTATAAACGGCGCTGCCTTCACCTTCCAGAGATCGATTATGCACGATGAGCTACATGCGTCTCTGGAAGAAGCGGCGAGGCTGATGCGCGATCAATCACCACCAGCAACTGAAAATGGTGATGGTATTCTCTTGGCACAAGAGCCGACTTCACCGCCAAGTGGATGCTGA